One genomic segment of Panicum virgatum strain AP13 chromosome 2N, P.virgatum_v5, whole genome shotgun sequence includes these proteins:
- the LOC120661478 gene encoding DNA repair protein RAD16-like: MPREDGNAPSGSSRRRRRRRDEEEDGDEDELPSDNTSDSDFVADSEDEVGDEGFAPDEDAPPAPAPAMAATPPPPPMPNRARNRGGRRRGKKARDEDLPPLPWQVWEAANEKWLDERGKDGGHGEVADDAGAAAAVPTADPAPEVVLPLLRFQKEWLAWALAQEASASRGGILADEMGMGKTIQAISLVLTARHLRPPRHHHSAASSSSSAGSPLRQVGCTLVVCPVVAVIQWTEEIERHTASGSARVLIYHGAKRGTHKFDFNNYDFVVTTYSTIEADYRKHIMPPKIRCQYCNKLFYPNKLNVHLKYFCGPDAVRTEKQAKQQSKKWGGSRGKGTRRGHKKDGDEENEDFDELADEPVSQSRGQSPLHSVRWERIILDEAHFIKDRRCNTARAIFALESEYKWALSGTPLQNRVGELYSLIRFLQIFPYSNYFCKDCNCEILDTSMKKQCDCGHSSVRHFCWWNKYIARPIQLDSASDEGKRAMMLLKEKVLKGIVLRRTKKGRAADLAIPPKIVTLRRDSFDKNEMEFYEALYTQSVTQFDSYVVAGTLMNNYAHIFDLLTRLRQAVDHPYLVAYSKTAGPREGFKNEGNESMESQCGICHNVAEDVVVTSCDHAFCKTCLMDYSATLGSVSCPSCSVPLTVDLTTKGSVEKVTPSVKRLKRSGILSRLASLEDFKTSTKIDALREEVRNMIERDGSAKGIVFSQFTSFLDLIQFSLEKSGIKCVQLNGAMNITEKGRAIDTFTNDPDCRIFLMSLKAGGVALNLTVASHVFLMDPWWNPAVESQAQDRIHRIGQFKPIKSTRFVIKDTVEERILQLQEKKQLVFEGTVGDSPDAMSKLTVADLKFLFQI; encoded by the exons ATGCCGCGCGAAGACGGGAACGCCCCCTCCG ggtctagccgccgccgccgccgccgccgcgacgaggaggaggacggggacGAGGACGAGCTCCCCTCCGACAACACCTCCGACTCCGACTTCGTCGCCGACTCCGAGGATGAGGTGGGAGACGAGGGGTTCGCGCCCGATGAGGACGCCCCTCCCGCGCCAGCGCCCGCGATGgcagcgacgccgccgccgccgccgatgccgaaTCGGGCGCGGAACCggggtgggaggaggagggggaagaaGGCGAGGGACGAGGACCTGCCGCCTCTGCCGTGGCAGGTGTGGGAGGCGGCCAACGAAAAGTGGCTCGACGAGCGGGGGAaggacggcggccacggcgaggtCGCGGACGAcgccggggccgcggcggccgtgccCACCGCGGACCCGGCCCCGGAGGTGGTGCTCCCGCTCCTTCGCTTCCAGAAGGAGTGGCTCGCGTGGGCGCTGGCGCAGGAGGCCTCCGCCTCGCGGGGCGGCATCCTCGCTGACGAGATGGGGATGGGCAAGACCATCCAGGCCATCTCGCTCGTCCTCACCGCGCGCCACCTCCGCCCCCCTCGCCACCACCACTCCGCggcatcatcctcatcctcagcGGGGAGCCCGTTGCGCCAGGTCGGGTGCACGCTGGTCGTCTGCCCGGTTGTGGCCGTCATCCAGTGGACCGAGGAGATTGAGCGGCACACTGCCAGTGGCAGCGCGCGCGTGCTAATCTACCATGGCGCCAAGCGGGGCACGCATAAGTTCGACTTCAACAACTATGACTTCGTCGTCACCACCTACTCCACCATCGAGGCGGACTACCGGAAGCACATCATGCCACCCAAGATCCGGTGCCAATACTGCAACAAATTGTTTTACCCCAACAAGCTGAACGTGCACTTGAAGTATTTCTGTGGACCTGATGCCGTGCGCACGGAAAAGCAGGCGAAGCAGCAGAGCAAGAAGTGGGGCGGCAGCAGGGGGAAGGGAACGAGAAGGGGTCATAAGAAGGATGGTGATGAGGAGAATGAGGATTTTGACGAATTGGCTGATGAACCAGTCAGCCAGTCAAGGGGTCAGTCACCTCTGCACTCTGTGCGGTGGGAGCGGATCATCTTGGATGAG GCTCACTTCATAAAAGATAGGCGGTGTAATACTGCAAGGGCTATTTTTGCATTAGAGTCAGAATACAAGTGGGCTCTGAGCGGGACACCTTTGCAGAATCGCGTTGGAGAACTTTACTCACTT ATACGCTTCTTGCAAATCTTCCCCTATTCGAACTATTTCTGCAAGGACTGCAACTGTGAGATATTAGATACCAG TATGAAGAAACAGTGCGACTGTGGTCACTCATCTGTTAGGCATTTCTGCTGGTGGAATAAG TACATAGCGAGGCCAATACAATTGGATTCAGCAAGTGATGAAGGCAAAAGAGCCATGATGCTTCTGAAGGAGAAAGTTCTGAAAGGCATAGTGTTAAGGCGCACCAAAAAAGGCCGGGCTGCAGATCTTGCTATTCCACCAAAGATT GTGACATTGAGGCGGGACTCTTTTGATAAAAACGAAATGGAATTCTATGAAGCTTTGTATACTCAAAGTGTCACACAGTTTGATTC ATATGTAGTTGCTGGAACACTGATGAACAACTATGCTCATATCTTCGATCTTCTCACGAGGTTGAGACAG GCTGTTGATCATCCCTACCTTGTAGCATATTCTAAGACAGCAGGACCTCGTGAAGGATTTAAAAATGAAGGAAATGAGTCCATGGAAAGCCAATGTGGTATATGTCATAATGTGGCTGAAGATGTCGTG GTTACCTCTTGCGATCATGCATTCTGCAAGACTTGTTTGATGGACTACTCTGCAACTTTGGGGAGTGTTTCATGTCCATCCTGTTCAGTACCTCTTACTGTTGACTTAACAACAAAAGGTTCAGTTGAAAAAGTAACTCCTAGCGTCAAGCGTCTCAAACGCTCTGGAATACTGAGCAGACTAGCAAGCCTTGAGGATTTTAAGACGAGTACAAAAATTGATGCCTTG AGAGAGGAGGTACGAAACATGATTGAGCGTGATGGCTCTGCCAAAGGGATTGTGTTCAGCCAGTTCACATCATTCTTGGATCTGATTCAATTCTCCTTGGAGAAG TCTGGCATCAAGTGTGTCCAGCTGAATGGGGCCATGAACATTACCGAGAAGGGAAGAGCCATAGACACCTTCACCAATGACCCAGACTGCAGGATCTTCCTGATGAGCCTGAAAGCTGGAGGAGTAGCTCTGAATCTCACTGTTGCATCTCAT GTTTTCCTGATGGACCCTTGGTGGAATCCAGCGGTGGAAAGCCAAGCCCAGGATCGCATCCACCGAATTGGACAGTTCAAGCCAATCAA GAGCACGAGGTTTGTGATCAAGGACACTGTCGAAGAGCGTATACTGCAACTGCAAGAGAAGAAGCAGCTGGTGTTCGAAGG CACCGTGGGCGACTCACCAGATGCCATGTCAAAGCTCACGGTGGCCGACCTCAAGTTTCTGTTCCAGATCTAA